The window CATCTTGCgagagaggaagagagcTCGAGTGGAGGGGTGGACCAGAtgcggcagcggcggctgtggctgcggctgcggctgcggctgcggcttcggcttgctcCTTTCGCAGTTCGCGAAGGCGTCGTGCAGCCAACATGAGATGCTCTGTCTCTGCGTCGCCCATGGTGACGTTGCGCTTCTTTCGGTTCTTGTCTCTGCGGCTGCCAGATCGGCTCGGGGTGGTAGGTGCAGTGCCGGGTTGGCTGAGATTGACAGGGGTTTGGCTGCCAGGAggatcggcatcgacggTGGTGGCAGACAGATCTGTCGCCTTGATGCCGCCAGCTACGAGATAAGGACGGAgagccttgagctcgctCTCGAGTTTGCAGATTTGCgcctcggcatccttgacgCGAGCCTTGAGATGCTTCTTGTCCGtgatgagcttgttgcGCTCGCGCATGAGCGAGGCGGTGGGCAAAAGGTCggtgtcgacgtcgacgagagcggAAGTGGAGATGCCGAGGCCTGTGGTGTGCGGTGAGGCGAGGGGGATGGTGGTGTCGTGGGTGGAGGAGAGGAAGCTTGGGCTGGTGAGAAGATGTTGATGGGAGTGGCCGTTGGTGGTGGCCGAGTCGGATTTGAACGACGAGACGCGGTTGTGGGTGGGTGAAGAGGCGGGGACAGAGGTagcgagcttggcgctgTCAGCAAACGAGACGAGGGGAGCAGAGGCCGAGTTGGAGCGCGTGTGGTCAAAGCGTTTGGCTTGTGCGCGGTTGAGGAGCGCACTGAGCATCTTTGCTTGGGCTTTCCAGCCGTCGAGTTCGGCTTCGAGGCGATCGGTGAGGTTGCGATGAGCAGCGAGGGCATGAGCGTGCGCCTGCTTGAGGGAGGAGATGACAGAGAGAGCGGTGAGACGAGTGGACTTGAGCTGCGActgagctcgatcgcgcgAATCGGAGAGGGTGGTACATCTCGAggcgagcatcttgaccaTGGTGGCGAGTTCACGCTCGCGTTCGCTGGCGGACGAGTGGGTGGGGTGATCCAAGCCCATGTTGGCCAAGGAGCCGAGAATGGATTCGAGGCTGGCGGCGTCGTCGGCTGGGGAGGATGGATGTGCGGAATCGGGATTGGTGGCATTGGCCGAGGAAGAACCGTAGACGAGCAGTTGGATCTCTTGGTTTGTGGGGCCGACACCGACGCCGAGCATGGGAAAGGagagatggccgagatTGAGGAGGTCGTGGTCGTCGATGTGGTGGTCCAAGGCATAGGCAGGACCAAGGATGGGCGAAGGGGTGGTGGAGCGTGCAGGTGAGCGGGAGGGCGAATGGGTAGCACGTGAGCGATACGAGGAGCGATCGAGCGGGCGTTCAGCTGCTACGGTGCGTTGATCGTTGCGGTCGATGCTGGAACGTCGGCTGGCTCTACGAtgggaggaggaggagaaggagtCGTCTGCATTGCGATCAAAGGAAGTGCTACTGCCACTGAGACGGGCGACGGCTCTGCGAGGAGCCATGTGAGCCATGTGATCCGAGACGGTTGTGGTGGGGCTGGCGTCGGTAAGCAACTCATCTGGGACGATTCTGGAGGACGAGGGTACGGGGTTGGGAGGCGGACGGAACTCGGTGTGAGAGGTAGGTGGAGTGGGCAAGTCGGCAGAGTTTGTGGGTGGCGTGGAGGGCGGAGGCGCGGGATGTGAGTGAGAAGCGGTAGTGGTGgtgcgatcgaggcgcGATTTTGTGGACAGggaggaggacgacgaggaggaggatgggCGAGCAGCGTCCGACATGATCAAGGGAGTGGTGACGAAAAGCAGCTGCGATAGCTGCGATAGcgcggtggtgatggtggtcgTGGTCGGATCAAAGACGCGCGGCTTTcgtcgcaatcacgaatgaaacAGACGGCAGAAGGCTTGTCGTAGGGAAAGGCGGATGGATGggatggtggaagcgacTTATGGCGGTGACAGAGTATAGCACCTCACGAAGGTCGGACCAGGAGACGGACAAAGTGGAAGCAGCCAAGGTAGAGCGTGTGTCACCACAGTGTGAgtctcagtcacgagttgtgagtcgcCGTCAGAGCAACAGACAGACACAGGCACGAGGGCCGAACGAGAGCGACACGGAACGATGGATGAGTGGATGGATTTTGTgagtcagtcagtcagtcagtcagtcagtcagtcagtcgGCTGGTCGGTCAGTCGACTCGCGAGTTGCCGTGTGCGAGTTGCGAGTTGCGGGTCGGCTGaacgactcacgactcacgactcactgCGCGAAGTGTTGGtctgcaatcacgaatccgtGAATCGCGCACATTCACCTACAGAAAAAAAACAACAAAAAAACAacacaactcgtgactgaccTACACGACTCAGCGATTCAACAGTTGAaccaattcgtgattgaattcggtgatttacgattctCTGATCGCTTGAGGCGTGAGGCGGGCGTGGGTTGTGTTGATTCCGACAAACAAGGTGAAGCACggcgccaacgctgcctCTCTTGctgtgcattcgtgattttctCGATTCACTCAGACTGACTTGATTTGCACTTGCGACTCTGGATTTTCTTGGATGGGTTTGAATCACcacggatcacgaatcacgaatcacgaatcacgaatcacgaatcacgaatcgtgaatgtcggcGCGGTCGGTTGGTCATTCTTTGACATAGATGTCCTAGATTTTATAGCATTTCAGGGCGTGAATTCAATCACAAActtacaatcacgaatataaTTCTGGATGCCGCTTTTGGACATGACTCGAGACTCAACTCGAGGACCATCCtgatactcgtgactattcGTAATCCACAACCTGACACTGACTCCTTGACTGATCATGCCGTCGTACCCACCGCTCACACACCCGTAACCCACACCGGCCTTGCAGTAGCATCGCCTGCGCTCGAATGGAGCGGCGTCCGCTCGTAGCTACCATGGTGCATGTTGCTCGTCTACTGCTGCAGTCACCGATGCATCACCAAAAGCCTGGCCGATCGCACCCAAGATGGCGCGTTGCATCAACAAAGCGACAAGCTACGTGCGTGGCCGATGCAAATCCAGTCGCCGACTCCCGACCAATCGAGCAtgtgaatggtgaatcacgaagggTATTCTGACTCAATCCGAGGCGTTCTGCCGGAAGCACAAGCAAagtgaagcacgaagcgtgaacgTGCGAGAGGCAGCTGTTAGAGCGGCAATGTCCTACACTTTGGGCAAACcgctcaactcgtgactcacgactcaccGCCTGGAAATTACAGATGCCTGAGACAtgatctgtgattcacgattcacgattcacgattcacgattcacgattcacgattcacgattcacgattcacgattcacgattcacgattcacgattcacgattcacgattctcgattctcgattcacgattcacgattcacgattcacgatttcgcGATTTCGCGATATTCAAGACGTGAGATAAAGCTTGGAACGTGGAACCCTCTGCAAGAACGACGGGCAACCGCCAGCAAGCCTTTGAGGGTTGGGTGAGTGCTGACGCCTTGGCTCGAGCCCTTCACGCCGAGACTCGAGGCTtgacgcttcgtgcttgtcgagtccaactcgtgactctctGTGGCTTTCGTCTTGGCTTCACACCCGCTTTGATTTCTTCGCATCGCTCACGCACTGACACTCACACACTCACCTTTGTCGTTTCGATAGCGCATACTCCTCTTGCTCAccgcctcgatcgacttgCAACACCACCCATCCACCCACAACCACCCATCCACCCACACCTGAGCACCTTCTGCCGCCAAGCGTGCGCCGTGTCTCTAGCATCGGCGCCAGCAAAGCTACTTGGTAGCTACTTGTCGAATCGCTCCTCCTTTCGCCGCCCAGCTCGATAGCTCATCGTCATGCCCATGCTCCTCGACATCCAGCGCAAGCTCTTTGCAAAGTCGGAGCGcgtcaagtcgctcgactTTCATCCCACAGAGCCATGGCTTCTCGCCGGTCTCTACTCGGGTTCCGTCAACATCTGGAACTACGAGACAGGCGCTATCGTCAAAACGTTTGAAGTCACAAACGTCCCCGTACGATGCGTCAAGTTTATCGCACGCAAAAACTGGTTTGTCGCCGGTTCCGATGATTTCCAGCTTCGCGCCTTTAACTACAACACACACGAAAAGCTCATCAGCTTCGAGGCGCATCCAGACTACATCCGCTGCCTCGCCGTGCATCCGAGCGGCTCGTACGTCATCACCGGCTCCGACGACATGTCGATCAAGATGTGGGACTGGGACAAGAACTGGCGCCTCGTACAGACCTTTGAAGGCCACACTCACTACATCATGAACCTCTGCTTCAACCCCAAAGACTCCAACTCAttcgcctcttcctctctcGATCGTACCGTCAAAGTCTGGACGCTAGGCTCCAGCGTCGCCAACTTTACCTTTGACGCTCACGACAAGGGCGTCAACTACGTCGAATACTATCACGGCGGCGAAAAACCCTACATGCTCACCGTCGGCGACGACCGCACCGTCAAGGTCTGGGACTACCTCTCCAAGTCGTGCGTCCAGACGCTCACCGGACACACCTCCAATGTCTCGTTTGCCATCTTCCACCCTTGCTTGCCTCTCATCATCTCCGGTTCCGAAGATGGCACCGTCAAGCTCTGGCACTCCAACACCTACCGTCTCGAATCCACCCTCGACTACGGCCTCGAACGCGTCTGGTGCGTCGCCTACAAAAAGTCGGGCAACGACGTTGCCATCGGCTACGACCAAGGcgccgtcgtcatcaagctcggcaaggaAGAGCCCAGCGTCAGCATGGACGCTGCCGGCAAGGTTGTCTGGGCGCGCAACTCCGAAGTTCTCAGCACCAACGTCGGTGCCACCGCCGAAGACCTTGTCCCCGACGGCCAGAGACTCCCCGTCAGCGTACGTGAGATGGGCACCACCGAGGTCTACCCGCAACTCTTGCAACACAGCCCCAACGGTCGGTTTGTGACCGTCTGCGGAGATGGAGAATACATCATCTACACCGCTCTCGCTTGGAGGAACAAGGCCTTTGGCTCCGGTCTTGGCTTCGCCTGGGCAAGCGACAGCAACACCTACGCTGTTCACGAAGGCGGTTCCAAACTCAAGGTCTTCCGCAACTTTAAGGAGCGTCCTGGTCTGCTCACGCTCGCATACAACGTCGACGCAGTCGCCGGCGGTGCGTTGCTCGCCGTGATCGGCAGCGGCTTTGTATGCTTCTACGACTGGGAGACGGCCGCCTTGGTGCGTCGAATCGATGTGGATGCCAGAGCCATCCACTGGTCCACCACCTCCGAACTGgtcgccatcatctgcGACGACTCGTTCTACATTCTGCGCTTCGATCGCGACGCGTACGCGGCACACCTCGACTCGGGTGCCGACGTCCAAGATGACGGCGTCGAGAGCGCGTTTGAGCTAGTCACCGAAGTCACCGAATGCGTGCGCACAGCGCGATGGACCGGCGAGTGCTTGTTGTACACCAACTCAACCAACCGACTGCAATACCTCGTGG of the Mycosarcoma maydis chromosome 2, whole genome shotgun sequence genome contains:
- a CDS encoding putative coatomer complex subunit beta; the protein is MPMLLDIQRKLFAKSERVKSLDFHPTEPWLLAGLYSGSVNIWNYETGAIVKTFEVTNVPVRCVKFIARKNWFVAGSDDFQLRAFNYNTHEKLISFEAHPDYIRCLAVHPSGSYVITGSDDMSIKMWDWDKNWRLVQTFEGHTHYIMNLCFNPKDSNSFASSSLDRTVKVWTLGSSVANFTFDAHDKGVNYVEYYHGGEKPYMLTVGDDRTVKVWDYLSKSCVQTLTGHTSNVSFAIFHPCLPLIISGSEDGTVKLWHSNTYRLESTLDYGLERVWCVAYKKSGNDVAIGYDQGAVVIKLGKEEPSVSMDAAGKVVWARNSEVLSTNVGATAEDLVPDGQRLPVSVREMGTTEVYPQLLQHSPNGRFVTVCGDGEYIIYTALAWRNKAFGSGLGFAWASDSNTYAVHEGGSKLKVFRNFKERPGLLTLAYNVDAVAGGALLAVIGSGFVCFYDWETAALVRRIDVDARAIHWSTTSELVAIICDDSFYILRFDRDAYAAHLDSGADVQDDGVESAFELVTEVTECVRTARWTGECLLYTNSTNRLQYLVGEQTHTITHSDNEIFLLGYIPQHGRVYVVNKDMSIFSYSLSLALVEYQTAILRGDLDAAAELLEQVPSDQRNRVARFLETQDLKDLALQVSTDAEHRFDLAISLDDFDTALDIARSGPQLGSEPRWRTIGDKALARWNVSLAKECFEKAHDLSSMLLVATSTNDRQLLARLAHLATEKGSTNIAFAAYLSLGDVDSCIQLLENAGRSSEAALFARTYAPSRVAGIVTSWRNQLQSANRHKQNEIAASIANPDQNEAAFEEGWKHSLAKEKQLRLKQPNGVSA